In the genome of Longimicrobium terrae, the window GGGGCTGCTGGACGACGAATGGCGGTGGGTGCTGGACTTTGTGACGCGCGGCGGGGACGCGCTGCGTGCCTATCCCGAGTTCCAGCGCGTGGTGGTGGATGACGAGACCGGGCGCTACTTGGTGCGCGACAAGGGCGTGGCGCGGCGCCACCGCATGTCCATCGGCACCATCGTCAGCGACGCCAGCATCGCCGTGCAGTACCTGCGCGGCGCGCGGCTGGGCACGGTGGAGGAAAGCTTCGTGGCGCGGCTGAACCCGGGCGACCGCTTCGTCTTCGCCGGCAAGCCGCTGGAGTTCGTGCGCGTGCGCGACATGACGGCATGGGTGCGGAGAACGACCAACACCAAGGGGCTCATCCCCCGATGGATGGGGGCGCGCATGCCGCTTTCCGGCGAGCTGGCGGCCTCGCTGCGCGCGCGGCTGGAAGAGGCGTCGCGCGGCGAGTTCCGCGGGCCGGAGATGCAGGCCATCCGCCCCATTCTGGACGTGCAGGCCCGCTGGTCGCGCATTCCCCGCGCGGACGAACTGCTGATCGAGCGGGTAAAGACGCGCGAGGGGCACCACCTGTTCATCTTTCCCTTTGAAGGACGGCTGGTGCACGAAGGCCTGGCGGCGCTGTTCGCGTACCGCATCTCGCGGTTGACCCCCATCAGCTTCACCTTCTCGATGAACGACTACGGAATGGAGCTGCTTTCGCCCGAGGCCGCGCCGCTGGACGCCGCGCTGAAGGCGGGGCTGCTGAGCGCGCACAACCTGCTGCAAGACGTGCCCGCCTCGCTGAACGCCACGGAAATGGCGCGGCGGCAGTTTCGCGAGATTGCGCGGGTGGCGGGGCTGGTGTTCCAGGGCTTTCCGCACGCGGGCAAGTCCGTCAAGCAGCTTCAGGCATCCAGCGGGCTCTTTTTTGACGTATTCACGCGGTACGATCCCGGCAATCTGCTGGTGTCGCAGGCGCACCGCGAAGTGCTGGAGCGGCAGCTGGAAAGCAGCCGCCTGGGCCGCACGCTGGAGCGGCTGGCGGCGGGAAACGTCGTCATCACCAATCCCAAGCGGACGCCGCCGCTGGCCTTTCCCCTTCTGGTGGACCGCACGCGCAACGCGGTCACCTCCGAATCCGTCACCGACCGTGTGCAGAGGATGAAGCTGGTGCTGGAAAAGTACGCCGACACGGGAAAATGACGGGCGATCTGGAAATTGAACTGTGCGGAGAGCGGCTGGTGCTGCTCCCCGAGCGCGCCGCGTTCCGCCCGCGCGACGGCACGCTGCTGGTGGCCGACGCGCACTTTGGAAAAGCGGCGTCGTTCCGTGCGTTCGGCGTTCCCGTGCCGGGCGGCACCACGATGGAAACGCTCGCGCGGCTTTCCGCGGCGCTGGACCGCACGGGCGCGGAGCGGATCGTGTTTCTGGGCGACTTCTTTCACGCGCGGGCCGGGCGCACGGCGAGCACGCTGGACGCGCTGGCGGCGTGGCGCGCGGAGCGCAGCGGGCTTCCCATTCTGCTGGTTCGCGGCAACCACGACCGGCACGCGGGCGATCCCCCGCAGGAACTGGGGATCGAGTGCGCCAACGGGCCGGTGGTGGAGGCGCCGTACGGATACGCGCACCACCCCGAGCCGGCGGACGCGTGCTACGTGCTGGCCGGGCACATCCATCCGTCCGTTACGCTGCGCGGGATCGGGCGGCAGAAGCAGCGGCTGGCCTGCTTTCACTTCGGGCCGCGGGTGGGCATTCTGCCCGCGTTCGGCGAGTTCACCGGCACCGCGGACGTGCCCGTCAGCGCGGGCGACCGCGTGTACGTGGTGGCGGGCGAGCACGTTCTGCTGATCGAATAGCGCCGCGCGCGGTTCTCAACCCGGAATCTGTGTGCGGCCGACGCCCTCCTGAGCGGATGAATCCGCCGCTCAAATCGCAAAGCCCCGACTCATGGCCGCTGTCGCGTCCACGATCGGGGCTTCGCCCGCATGTGGGGACGCGATCACAAGCAGCGGCCCCAGTCCGCAGGCGGACTTCGTGTCTTTCAAGGCGCGGTTTCAACCGGCGGACGGAACATCGCCCGGCGGCGTAAAGTCTCATTCTCGTCAGAATCCCGCATCATCCCACGCAATTGCTCCCGAATCACCCTCCCGGTCGAATCATTCGAATCGCGGGGTTCGGAAAATTTG includes:
- the pdeM gene encoding ligase-associated DNA damage response endonuclease PdeM; its protein translation is MTGDLEIELCGERLVLLPERAAFRPRDGTLLVADAHFGKAASFRAFGVPVPGGTTMETLARLSAALDRTGAERIVFLGDFFHARAGRTASTLDALAAWRAERSGLPILLVRGNHDRHAGDPPQELGIECANGPVVEAPYGYAHHPEPADACYVLAGHIHPSVTLRGIGRQKQRLACFHFGPRVGILPAFGEFTGTADVPVSAGDRVYVVAGEHVLLIE